GAATAAGATAATGGACCTCATGCTCTTTGAGGTTGAATCCACTGCAAACAGGATAATCAGGGCTATGAGCACCCTTGGTCTTTCAGGGGAGATGGTGGCCCATGTGCTGTTTCCACCATTGATCAGGGATTACCCGATCAACGATCCTTCCCTTGAGATCCATGGACGTGTAACCATGGAGCTGGTTGATGGCTCCTACTACCCCCTGAAGATAAAGACCACAAAACCTCCCCTGAGGGGTGTCTGGCCAGCCGACAGCCTTGAACTCACAGCACATGCTATCCTGGTTGAGAGGGAATTTGAAACAGAAACCCTGGTTTCATTCATAGAATACATGCTTCCAGGTGAGAGAAGACCCGTGCTGGCGGATTACGGGAGAAGGGAGTACCTCTTCGATATCCTGGACGATATAAGAAGGATAAAGGATGATGGTGAGGTGCCTGAAGTTCAGGTGAATCCATCTAAATGTGCCAGCTGCGGTCTTGCAGGGACCTGCTCACGTGAGGGTCCTCTAAAATGACGGTGTTATAGCAACTGTGCCACCAGTAAATCCTCATGAGATCAAAAAAATCTGGTGTACAGCCACAGGCCATGTGAAAAAAGAACTCAGACATTGCTGTCGCTAAAATGATTAGAATTAAATAACCGTTAAAACATAATAACTTAAGGTGATGATATGAAGGAGGAGCTTCTTAAAAAGTGTGAAAATATAGACAGCCCGGATGTGATGAGCAGTTGCCGTGTTCTCCTGGAACTGGCTGCCAAGAAGAAGGATGAAATACCCGAAGAGGACCAGACTTACCTTGAAATGGCAGAGAACCTCAAGCCATCAGATGTATCAAAGGTCCTTGAACTGGCCCTTAAAATAAGGGAAAGTGGTGATATAAAGGACCCTGAACTCAAAAACGCTGCCAGTAAACTTATAAGGGCTATCGAGATGAGCTAAAGCCCTAACTCTTTTTACCCTTTATTTGGGTGGCTAGAATTTTTCACCCCTTACTTTTTCAATGTTAAAAACCGCTGTGTCTGCAACCGCCATTACACTCATAACCCCTGCCTGTATGGGGTCTGTCACAACAAGATCCGCAACATCTGTGACGCTCCCTGGCATGTTGAGGCTTATGACGATGATATCATGTTCACTTTTAACCCTCTCAACGGCCCTTGTGATCTCTCCACCCATTAGTGAACCGGCAAGTACCAGGGCGGCCACCCTTGGGAGCCTCCCAACGGCGCTGACAGCCTCCGCAAGTTCAGCCTCCCCTACGAGGGGTATGGTGTCGATGCTTATGCGCTCGCCCCTTATATTGTGCCTATCGGCCTCGCTGATGGCCCCCATGGCAACCTGGGATACCTGGGCCCCGCCACCTATTATGATTATCCTCTTACCATAGATCTCCTCGAGTGACCTGTGCACCCTGACATCAACCACTGTTTTTGAGGACCTGATTTCATCCAAGAGGGACTCCATGTCCTCCACATCCTCAAGTTCCATGTATATGGAGCCATGGCCATCCCTTTCAACGTAGAGGTGGGCGTAGGTGATGTTTATGTTCCTTGAGGCTATCATGCCGGTTATCTCACTGAGAACTCCTGGCCTCTCAACCGTCTTTATACTGAGAGCCGCTGAACTCATTTAAACCACGAAAAATTTAATCTGA
This DNA window, taken from Methanothermobacter sp., encodes the following:
- a CDS encoding Dna2/Cas4 domain-containing protein, translated to MSVAVSMISEFMFCPMKVYLRELLGISEPGNRFAIRLRDAYLDFRAAAESRARKIDEDIGMDELESVLREDLRGIIRGLDETERNKIMDLMLFEVESTANRIIRAMSTLGLSGEMVAHVLFPPLIRDYPINDPSLEIHGRVTMELVDGSYYPLKIKTTKPPLRGVWPADSLELTAHAILVEREFETETLVSFIEYMLPGERRPVLADYGRREYLFDILDDIRRIKDDGEVPEVQVNPSKCASCGLAGTCSREGPLK
- a CDS encoding DUF5612 domain-containing protein, with translation MSSAALSIKTVERPGVLSEITGMIASRNINITYAHLYVERDGHGSIYMELEDVEDMESLLDEIRSSKTVVDVRVHRSLEEIYGKRIIIIGGGAQVSQVAMGAISEADRHNIRGERISIDTIPLVGEAELAEAVSAVGRLPRVAALVLAGSLMGGEITRAVERVKSEHDIIVISLNMPGSVTDVADLVVTDPIQAGVMSVMAVADTAVFNIEKVRGEKF